The Cylindrospermum stagnale PCC 7417 genome segment ACTCGGTTTTCACCCCAAGGTACACTTTTAGAAGATATCAAAAGTGTGGTTTCTCTAGAAGGATTGGACAATAATCAGACCATCCACCAGATTGTTCGCCGTCAAGGACAAGAAGATTTAGTTCTGGAATACAGTTCCCTATCCAGGAATACATTATTTTTTGATAATGGGGCATTTTCTCAAGGTTCAATCCAGCTAGGGCCATTTTCTGAATTTGGGGCGGAGTTGGGTTTAATTCACGAAAATCGCCGCTTACGTCTAGTTCAGTTATTTGCTAAAACTGGTCAATTAGACAAACTAACCTTGATTCGAGAACATCTAGCTAATACCCCAGCAGCAGAAAACCCACCTTTGCAGGTAGAAGATTTATTGGGAGAATGGCGTGGGGAGGCAGTCACGATTTATCCAGATTGGCGATCGCCTACTACATACTCTTCAACTCTACAACTACAACTTGATCCCACTGGGCGATTAGTTCAAAATCTCTCTTTTGGCGGGCGCACAATTACCTCCACCGCTACCATCAAAGGATCAATCATCCTCTTTGATCAAGATCCCCAAAAGCAAGTGCAAGTATTACTCCTACCGAATGGTGCTTCTGCAACTTCTCCAATACAGGCACAGTTGCGTCAACCTTTCTTCCTAGAAGCGGGTTGGTTAATTGAACCAAACGAGCGCCAGCGAATGATTCGCAGCTACAGCGACAAAGGCGAATGGGTTAGCCTTACCCTAGTCACAGAACGCCGAATCACATCTTAAATTAACGAACAGTTACTTGGTAACGCTTGCTTAAGTAAGGCGTTATATTCTTGATCATTCACGAGATAAGCACCAAATCTTTCCAAATGGGGATTCATCATTTGGGCGTCAAACAGCACAAATTGCCTTTGGCACAATCTCTCTACCAACTTTACCATCGCCACCTTTGAGCCATCGGGAATACGGTAGAACATCGATTCGCCAATGAAAGCGCCGCCAATCACAATCCCTAAAATTCCCCCTGCTAATTCATCACCCTGCCAAGTTTCAAAACTATAAGCATAACCAGCCTGGTAAAGTAGCCAGTAAATCTTTTGTAATTCCGGGGAAATCCAAGTAGTTTCGCGGTTGGCGCATCCAGCTACCACAGATGAGAAGTCACGGTTAATCGCCACAGTGAAGCGTTCTTGGTTGAGAACACGCTGTAATGACTTGGGATAACGAAATCGTTCATCCAAAGGAATCAAAGTGCGTTCATTACTCCCATACCATCCCAGGTGATCACTGTCATCAGCCATGAGAAAATAGCCTTGAGCGTAACCCCGAATAATAGCGGCAATATCATATTGCATAGTGAGTGCGAAAAGTCAAAAAAAGCTTCAGAGTAACGCAATTTGCTGTTAGCAGTCATCCTCTGCGTTCCTCTGAAGATTACCTGGGCAATAAAAATCCATTTAAGCTCAATAAACTAAAAAAAGATGACTGAACCAATTCCACCCATCACCTTACCACCGTCTGAAAATCCCCAGCTAGAAGGACAATGGTTGCAACAGCGCCTACTACGGTGGCTTGATACAGAATTTATCCCGGAAGCAGTCAATCAAATGATTGCCCAACGCGCGGCACAGATTTTTATGAGACAAAGGATGGAAGGAGAAAATGATTTGGGTTCTCTAGTGATTGCCATTGTCACCGAGATGCAGTCGTTTGATTTTTCTAAAAGCTTCTATGGAGAGTTTGCGATCGCCAACGCCGTCAGCGATCTACTCTTAGAAAGTCTGGGCATTGATCGTTGTTGCGGTCAATAATTTTAGTCAGTTGTCAAAAGTCATTTTTGCCAAGCTAATGACCAATGACTAACGACTAATGACTACCAACTAGACTTAACAACACCAGGCAAAAGACCCTCGTGCGCCCATTCCCGCAGAACGTTCCGAGATAGCCCAAAATCACGATAAACACCTCTGGGACGACCAGTTACCCAGCAACGGTTGCGGCGGCGGGTAGGCGCACTGTTACGGGGTAGCTGTTGAATTTTCCGATGGATTTCTAGCTTATCCAAAGGCGATGCTGCGCTTTTGAACTCATCCAGCAGCGCTTCCCGTTTGTCAGCATACTGTTCCACCAACTTGGCGCGTTTTTTCTCGCGCTCAATCATACTCTTTTTCGCCATAAATTCTCTAACTTAATTTAAAGACAGCATTTTCCATTCTACAGTCTCGCTATCAATTTTAGGGTTATTCGTGTCCCCTAGTCTACCACCACAGCCAGATTAGCATTTGGGCATAAATCCGCCAGTTCACAAGCAACACAGGCAGGAGAACGAGCCTTACAAACAGCACGACCGTGATAAATCAGCCGAATTGACCAATTTTCCCAATCTGCTTGCGGCAACAACCCCATTAAATCTTGCTCAATATGAACCGGGTCTGGATATTTAGTTAGACCCAAACGTTGGCTAAGGCGCTTAACATGAGTATCCACCGTCACCCCAGCATTTATTCCATAAGCATGAGCCAAAACCACATTTGCCGTCTTCCTTGCCACACCTGGAAGTAGCAACAACTGTTGCATTTGGTTAGGAACAACAGAGTCAAAATCACTGACAATCATCCGACAAGCGCCTTGAATATTCTTAGCCTTGTTGCGATAAAATCCAGTCGAGCGCACCAAATCCTCTAGCTCTAACAACTCAGCACTTGCCAAACTAGCTGCATCGGGAAACCGGCTGAATAATTCTGGTGTCACCTTATTCACCCGCTCATCAGTACATTGAGCAGAGAGAATAGTTGCTACCAGCAATTGCACGGGCGTTGAGTAGTTCAAAGAGCACGTTGCATCGGGATAAAGGCGCTTCAGGCGAGCAAGAACTTCTAGAGCACGTTGCTTTTTAGACGACGATTTGCGGGTAACACTCACTGGAACAATCTTTGCACCCAGTCCAACTGGGAAGTTAACTGCGTGGTTTCTTTAACAATCAGAAAAATTCCTAAGCCCAAGAGTAACACTAAACCAGTTTGCATCACACCTTCTTGAATCTTGGTAGGTAAAGGCTTACCAAGCAAACCTTCAATCAACAGAAAAGCCAATTGTCCCCCATCCAAAGCCGGTAGAGGCAAAATATTGATGATTGCCAGGTTAATGCTGATAATTGCCGCAAAAGACAACAAGTTAGTGCTATTTTCATCAGCCAACTTTGCGCCTATTTTGACAATATTAACTGGCCCCGAAACTTGTCCAATAGTTTGTTGAAAATTAGTAACCAACTGCCCAAAACCTTTGAGTGTACCAACAAATAATTCTTGGAACCTATTGGCAGCAATACTAAAAATTTCCACAGGACTATTGGGACGACGATAAGCAACCGAACCATTGGGGCCAAGTTCAATGCCAATCAAACCTTTACCATCAGCCCCCTTATTTGGTGAGATTTTCAGGGATACTTGTTCGTTTTTATGCTGAACTCTCAGTTCAATTTGCTGATTAGGATGATTTTGAATTTCTTTAGTCAGCAACGCCGTTGAATTTTCAGTAGCGGGTATTTCCTGACCATTAACAGCCAGAATAATGTCTCCTTCCCTAATGCCTGCTTGGTAAGCAAGGGACTGTTCATTAACAGGCTTAACGATTACACCAGGTTGATAATTGAATTCCTTGGGAATGCCAACAATACCCAATTGCAGCACCAGCACCAAATAGGCAAATATTAAATTTGCTATCACCCCGGCACTAATGACGATCGCCCGATCTAAAATTGGGCGGTTACGCAGCAGATTCGGGTCATTGGGGGGCACATCGCTATCAGGGTCATCATCCGGGAAGCCGACAAAACCGCCCAAAGGAAAAGCGCGGAGAGCATATTCGGTTTGTGGCCCTTGGTACTTCCAAATAACTGGGCCGAAACCCAAAGAAAAGCGGTTAACGTAAATACCTTGAGAACGCGCGGCTATAAAGTGTCCAGCCTCGTGTACCAAAATCAAAATAGCCAAAACTGAAATCGCTGCTAAAACTGACATAGAGCAAAAATATTCAGATATATATCCTTATTGTAGTTTGCGAACGGCCGTAGATCCCCCGTTTGGGCTGTTGATTTCGCTTTTCCGGCTTTTTCGATGCGTCCCTTCACGCAACTCTCCCCGTAGTGTGCGTTCCCTAACGCACAATCTATAGGATATGGGACTTTCAATAAATAAAACTGATGCACATATTTACAACTTTTTGTCAACGCGTAAGTCCTAAATTTTTGGAAAGTATTTATGCGTACAACAACTGATTCCTAATTTCATCAGCAGTTAGTGCCGTCCTTTCCGATAACGCAACCTACAAGATGAGCGATCGCAATGCGGACACCGCAGGCATCGCACTATGTCATCAAATGAGTATCAAGTTCAAGATATTGAGATATCAAGCCATCAATACTGGCTAACTTTGCTTTAAATTCCAGTGTTGTAGCAATAATTAAGCGGTCAAACGGATCTTTGTGGATAGGAGATAACTCTACAGCACGACAGGTAATTTCAGCAGTCAAGGGAAATAATGTAATGTCTGATAGCTGTAATGCCTCCTGAAACCATTGATTAGCAGCACAGGGTAACTCTAGTCTTCCTCGCTGATGTGCGAGTGCAATTTCGTAGCAGGAAATAACCGAAACACCTACCTCTTCAGCCGTTTCGATAGCTTCTCGCCAGTGAGTAGGAAATCGCTCAAATTCTTGATTAATAAACCAGAACCAGATATGGGTATCGAGGACAATTACTTCAGACATTCCCACTCTTCTTCGTTCACAATAGGACTGATAATATCCCCTAATGTTTTGCCTTTACCAGCAATCGAAACAGGGGGAGTCCGTCGTTTTTTTGATGGGAAGGTTTCTTCTAGGATAGTTACGATCACACGAGCAGCATTAACTTGAGGCTGTTCTGATACCCATGTTACTTTACCGTTCTCATAAATAGCTTCGTAACTTTTTAGCATAGCGATCTTATTTTCATTAACTTTTGCTCTCTCTTATTATAATTTGGCCGAACTGACAAGTCAGCGTGACGCACCAGTTAAAATGCTATTTTCTTATTCTTCAACTGATCTAGGAGAGACATTATAGCGCCGAATGCAAAAAATATGTGCTACTTTTAATTGCTTTATTTACCTTCAGATCACCTGATAAGATATTGTTTACGCTCTTTGAAAAACTCAGCAATTTCTGGCGTCCTACCCCAAAACAATGCCTGATCTGTCCCCATTTGCGACATTAACTGCAATGCCTCTTTGGAAGTGTTATCGATGTTAATAATTTGTGCCTGCTGTGGAGATAAAGGCGCACCAGGAATACGAACATAATCAAACGGGGAGTCGCAATAGTTTGCTAAAGTGTCCACAAAGTAACCCGTAACATAAGCTTGACCCTCAAAAAATGTAGTGATCAGATCCTTGTTCCAGTCAAGAACCGAACGATGATATTTAGAAACAAAACGCCTTCCAGGATTTGGCTCTAGAGAACCAATAGACATCACCATTAGCTTCTGAAATCTTTTGCCTTTGCCAACAAAGTACCGGAGTGCCTCTACAACACCAACTAAAGTTGGATTATTGGCATAAACTCCTCCATCAATAAACTGTTTTTGATCATAAGTATCAATAGTAACAATTGGCAGATAAGCTGGTGCTGCACTTGTTGCAAGAGCTATGTCAACATACGTTGTTTTGCTATCCCTACGTAAATTACCTTCATTATGGTCGTACTTAAAAATGAATGGTCTACCATCAGTTAAAGAAAATGCAGGGATACACAACAAACAGCGAGAGTCTGCAAGGGTTCGGTCTCCAAATATTTCTTGCAATGCTCTCCTCAATTCGCTGTTATCATACTTGCTTCTCAGAAAAATCTGTTTCAGCAAACTTAGAAAATTATTTTGCTGTGGGAAAATTTGTTTTCCTCGTCTGTAGTATAGGTTACTGATCAAACTGACAGGTATATTTAGGGATAATGCCAGTGAAATCAACCCTCCCGTTGAAGTACCACAAATCAAGTCAAAATAATCAGCGATATGACAATTAAATCTATCCTCAAAATGTTCTAGGATTCTGGCTGAATACAGCCCTTTGCTCCCCCCTCCATCTATTGATAGGACTTTAAATGTTTCTAACTCAGAAGCAGAATCTGAAGGAGAGTGAACCATA includes the following:
- a CDS encoding DUF3598 family protein encodes the protein MSSQWERLLQNLGEWQGSFTRFSPQGTLLEDIKSVVSLEGLDNNQTIHQIVRRQGQEDLVLEYSSLSRNTLFFDNGAFSQGSIQLGPFSEFGAELGLIHENRRLRLVQLFAKTGQLDKLTLIREHLANTPAAENPPLQVEDLLGEWRGEAVTIYPDWRSPTTYSSTLQLQLDPTGRLVQNLSFGGRTITSTATIKGSIILFDQDPQKQVQVLLLPNGASATSPIQAQLRQPFFLEAGWLIEPNERQRMIRSYSDKGEWVSLTLVTERRITS
- the aat gene encoding leucyl/phenylalanyl-tRNA--protein transferase; the protein is MQYDIAAIIRGYAQGYFLMADDSDHLGWYGSNERTLIPLDERFRYPKSLQRVLNQERFTVAINRDFSSVVAGCANRETTWISPELQKIYWLLYQAGYAYSFETWQGDELAGGILGIVIGGAFIGESMFYRIPDGSKVAMVKLVERLCQRQFVLFDAQMMNPHLERFGAYLVNDQEYNALLKQALPSNCSLI
- the rpsN gene encoding 30S ribosomal protein S14 gives rise to the protein MAKKSMIEREKKRAKLVEQYADKREALLDEFKSAASPLDKLEIHRKIQQLPRNSAPTRRRNRCWVTGRPRGVYRDFGLSRNVLREWAHEGLLPGVVKSSW
- the nth gene encoding endonuclease III, with amino-acid sequence MSVTRKSSSKKQRALEVLARLKRLYPDATCSLNYSTPVQLLVATILSAQCTDERVNKVTPELFSRFPDAASLASAELLELEDLVRSTGFYRNKAKNIQGACRMIVSDFDSVVPNQMQQLLLLPGVARKTANVVLAHAYGINAGVTVDTHVKRLSQRLGLTKYPDPVHIEQDLMGLLPQADWENWSIRLIYHGRAVCKARSPACVACELADLCPNANLAVVVD
- the rseP gene encoding RIP metalloprotease RseP, encoding MSVLAAISVLAILILVHEAGHFIAARSQGIYVNRFSLGFGPVIWKYQGPQTEYALRAFPLGGFVGFPDDDPDSDVPPNDPNLLRNRPILDRAIVISAGVIANLIFAYLVLVLQLGIVGIPKEFNYQPGVIVKPVNEQSLAYQAGIREGDIILAVNGQEIPATENSTALLTKEIQNHPNQQIELRVQHKNEQVSLKISPNKGADGKGLIGIELGPNGSVAYRRPNSPVEIFSIAANRFQELFVGTLKGFGQLVTNFQQTIGQVSGPVNIVKIGAKLADENSTNLLSFAAIISINLAIINILPLPALDGGQLAFLLIEGLLGKPLPTKIQEGVMQTGLVLLLGLGIFLIVKETTQLTSQLDWVQRLFQ
- a CDS encoding type II toxin-antitoxin system VapC family toxin, whose amino-acid sequence is MSEVIVLDTHIWFWFINQEFERFPTHWREAIETAEEVGVSVISCYEIALAHQRGRLELPCAANQWFQEALQLSDITLFPLTAEITCRAVELSPIHKDPFDRLIIATTLEFKAKLASIDGLISQYLELDTHLMT
- a CDS encoding CBASS cGAMP-activated phospholipase produces the protein MVHSPSDSASELETFKVLSIDGGGSKGLYSARILEHFEDRFNCHIADYFDLICGTSTGGLISLALSLNIPVSLISNLYYRRGKQIFPQQNNFLSLLKQIFLRSKYDNSELRRALQEIFGDRTLADSRCLLCIPAFSLTDGRPFIFKYDHNEGNLRRDSKTTYVDIALATSAAPAYLPIVTIDTYDQKQFIDGGVYANNPTLVGVVEALRYFVGKGKRFQKLMVMSIGSLEPNPGRRFVSKYHRSVLDWNKDLITTFFEGQAYVTGYFVDTLANYCDSPFDYVRIPGAPLSPQQAQIINIDNTSKEALQLMSQMGTDQALFWGRTPEIAEFFKERKQYLIR